Genomic segment of Nostoc sp. TCL240-02:
TAATTTAAGAGTCTGTGAAGTAAGATATCAAAAATCTCGCTACAAAAATCTAAATAAAATTTTATGAATATAGGAATTATTGGCGGAGGCATAACTGGTCTAGTATTAGCCCAACGTCTTGCACATCAAGGACATATAGTAACTGTCTTTGATAGTAACAAACAGCTTGGTGGGCTGACCACCTATCATGATTATGGGTTGTTTACTTGGGATCGCTTTTATCACGTTATCCTACCTTCTGATACTCATTTAATAAATTTTATTAGAGATATTGGTCTTGGAGACAAGCTGCGTTGGCATCGAAGTCTAACAGGATTCTATGACAATAAGAAATTTTATTCTATCAGTAATACTATAGAATTTCTCCGTTTTCCTCTATTTGGACTTATAGGTAAAATTAGATTAGCCTTTACTCTCCTCTATGGTTCGCGCCTTAATAATTGGCGGCGCTTAGAGAAAATTTTGGTGGAAGATTGGCTATTAAAACTCGGTGGTAAAAGCACATACGAAAAGCTTTGGAAACCTTTACTTCTATCTAAACTAGGAGAAAACTATAAGAGAATATCAGCAGTTTTTATTTGGGCTTATATCAAACGGCTATTTTCAGCGCGTGATTCTTCATTGAATAAAGAACAACTTGGTTATGTTTCAGGCGGTTACAAAACTGTTTTTGACCATATAGAAAAATTAATTTACGCGGCTGGAGGTCATATTCGCACAGGAGTTGCAGTAGAATATATCGCACCTGATTCAGGGGGTGGAATGTGGGTAGAATTTCAGGGAAAAAAGGAACATTTTGATAAAGTTATTTTTACTGGCCCAGTTAATATTTTGCAACAGGTTGCTGCTGATGAACTAGTGAAAGTTTCAGATACTGGTGAAACAGTAGAATACCTGGGTGTAATTTGCATGGTATTAATTACTCGCAAGGCTTTAGTTCCTTATTACGTAGTAAATATCGCTGATAGAACTATTCCTTTTACCGGAGTCATTGGTATGAGCAATTTAGTTTCTTTGCAAGAAACAGCAGGATATCACATGACATTTCTACCAAAATATATTCTTTCTACTGACCCATTGTTAAAACAACCAGATGAGGAATTGCGGCAGATATTTTTCCAGGGTATACGTTTGATGTTTCCAGAACTCAAGTCAGACGACATTGTAGCAGCACACATAAATCGAGCTATTAAAGTCCAGCCATTACAAGTTCTAAATTATTCCAGCCTTGTTCCCCAAGTGAGCACCGAAAATAATGATTTTTTCGTCGTCAATACCTCACAGTTGGTCAATGATAGCGTCAACAATAATGCAGTTGTGAGACAGGTCGATGAATTTCTTAAGAAATCAACATTGCTAAATTCTTGAAATTTGATTAATTGGATTTTATTTTAAAAATCACAGGAGATATTTATGAGTCTTTTTGTTCTTTTACCCGCCTACAACGAGCAAGAATCAATTCGCCCCTTATTCAAAAGGTTTCAGACATTGCAGAAAATCTCTAATATGGAGATAAAACTGATTCTTGTTGATGATGGTAGCAGTGATGCAACTGCTCAGACTGCTTTAGAAGAATCGGAATCACTAGGGGTATTACTTAAATTAGTTCAGCATTCTAAGAATGGTGGTTTAGGTGAAGCAATTAAAACAGGTTTCAGGACTTTTTTAGAAATTTCTCAAGAAGGCGATTTTTTAGCCGCAATGGATTGCGACGACACTCAACCACCAGAACTATTAATAAAGATGTATGAAACTATGATAGCTGGTAGCTATGATATTGCGATCGCATCTAGATATCGCAAAGGCTCTAAAGTCATAGGTTTATCAAAATTCAGAGAGATAATGAGTTATGGAGCTAGCTGGCTGTTTAGAATTGCAGCCCGTGTACCAGGTGTAAGAGACTATACTTGTGGTTACAGGCTGTATAACCGTAATTTTGTTAGTAAACTGGATATGTATTATGGCGACAATCTATTTACTGAAAGTGGATTTGCTTGCATGATAGATTTACTACTAAAAGCCAAAGTACTCAGACCAAAAATCGCAGAAGTTCCAATGGTTTTGAGATATGACCAAAAGCCAACTGCGAGTAAAATGAAAATTTTGAAAACTATAATTCGAACATTAAAGGTTCTGTATAAGAATCTAACATCCACAGCACAAACTTCCAATTTAAATCAGACTTTCAATGAGCGAGAAACAGCTAGAATTCCACTCAAAATGGCAAATCGTAAATAAACTTGAGAGCGGGAGTCTAGATTAAATTAAGCGTTTGTAGAAAACAAAATTACCTATTTAATAGGAGTTAGTCGTCGGGAAATTTCTTTGTTATTACCATTAAAGCATTTCCTCGCTCATGACTTCCTTGGTTGAGAAGAGTACTAGTTAAATACATATAGGTGCATCTCATTTTTATCAAAACAGAATTTAGGAGTCAGAATCGGCATAGCCCACTCTGACTCCTAAATTCTTCTTCAAAGCATCCTCAAGGGTGCGAATTTTCAAAATCTCAGCCCGCAAAGGCGGGCTGAGATTTTGAAAAGCTTTTCGAATGAGGGTTAGCAATACTTCTTTGTTAAGCACTTTTAACTCGGCATCGGCTTTGGGGTAAAGGGTAATCAGTAGAAGGTTTTTCCTTTAATCGAGAAGTATTGCTAAGGTTAGGGAAATCCACACTACTTTTCAAAGGATTGGTCAAGATGGTAGTTGAGTAAATTTGCTAGAGTGAACACACCAGGATTTTTCAGTCAAATCTCTGAATTACGCCAGCAGACGAGGCTACCCATGCTTACAAGTACGCTACTTCTCTCGAATCAACTTCCCACCTTACAATATTCCTCCACACCAGAGCGTTTCGATGAAACCTGGGAGGCCCCCCTGGCTACTCTCTTGGGATTAGGACGCGCTGCGGGCGCTGACTTCATCGAATTATTTTTAGAGCGTCGCAACTATATTAGTTGTCTTGCAGAAGACGATTCCATTACAAGTATTTCACCCAGTCTGTCCACAGGCGCGGGAGTCAGAGTATTTCGTGGCAAAGCCGATTGCTACGTCAGCACCAATGACCTTTCGTTTTCCGGTTTGAAAGCAGCTTTAGAAAAAGGTCTTTCTATCTTGGGATTGCAATTACCCACTGCTAAAGCTTTCATCCCAGAAATTAACCTGGAACTACTGAGAGATTACGCCACCAAGAGAGGTAAGGATGCATGGCTACCAGTGTGTAGCTCTATCCGCGAAATGGGAGAAGTCCTCCTTGATGGAACTGCTCACCTGAAGCAAAAAGCTAGCCACATCCAATCGCGCCGTGCTACCTATTTTCGCGATTGGCAAGAAGTCTTAATTGCCGCCAGTGACGGAACTTTTGCCCGTGATATTCGCCTCACCCAATCGGTAGGATTTAACTTATTGTGTGCTGATGGTGCTAATCGTACCTCAATTGGCGATCGCGCGGGTAATACTAGCGATGCCAATTTCTTGAGAACTTGGGATTCTCAACAAGCCGCCGAAAAAATAGCAGAATCTGCCGGCAAAATGCTCTACGCCGATTACGTAGAATCGGGTACTTACCCGATTATTATGGCCAATCACTTTGGCGGCGTAATCTTCCACGAAGCTTGCGGACACTTGCTAGAAACGACTCAAATTGAACGCAATACTACTCCTTTTGCTGACAAAAAAGGCGAAAAAATTGCCCATGAAAGTTTAACAGCCTGGGATGAAGGGCGTTCTGAAAATGCCTTCGGGACAATTGACATGGATGACGAAGGTATGCCTGCTCAAAGAACCTTATTAATTGAAAAAGGCGTTCTCAAAAACTTCTTAGCAGATAGAACAGGTTCTGCACGTACCGGACACCCCAGAACTGGAAGCGGCCGCCGCCAAAATTACACTTTTGCTGCTGCTAGCCGGATGCGTAATACTTATATTGATTCTGGCGAATATAGCAATGATGATTTGTTTGCCTCTGTTGATAAAGGCATTTACTGCAAAAAGATGGGTGGCGGCAGCGTTGGTGCTACAGGCCAATTTAACTTTAGTGTTGATGAAGCTTATTTGATTGAAAATGGCAAAATCACTAAGCCGCTAAAGGGAGCAATTTTAATTGGTGAAGCTAAGGAAATTATGAATAAAATTTCTATGTGTTCCCAAGATTTGGAAATTGCGCCAGGTTTTTGTGGCTCTGTCAGTGGCAGTATTTACACCACAGTCGGACAACCCCACATCAAGGTTGATTCTATTACTGTCGGTGGACGATAAGCTGATGAACTCGTTCCCAGGTTCTACCTGGAAACGTCTTCTTCGTGCCACTTATTTTATTTAGGAAGCAGAAGCCCTCCGATATTACACTCCCAGACTGAAGTAGGGAGCGAGAAAATCCAAAATCAAAAATTGACTATGCCAAATATCACTGAAATTGCCAACTCTGCCAAGGAAAATGCTGAGAAGCTTGGTATTAAAAAATTTGACATTTATGGCTCAACAGTAGATGATACTAACGTTCAAGTCGACCAAGGTGAGCCAAAACAAGTCAAAGCTTCAAATCGCTCTGGTGTTACTGTTCGTGTCTGGAATGAAGATAATACAATGGGTGTTACCAGCACCACAGATGTAGATTCCAAAGGACTGGAATTAGCTTTGAAAACTGCCTACGAAGCCAGTTTTTTTGGTGTTAAAGAAAATGTTCCTGATTTTAGTCCCGAAGCTACTGCCCCTATTCCAAATAAACATCAAGATAAAATACCCCAAGCACCTGTAGCTGAACTTATAGAAAGATTGTTGGTAGCTGAAAAACAATTACTGGCAGCCCATCCTGCAATTAAAGGTGTTCCTTATAATGGATTATCGCAAAGAGATATTGACAGGTTTTATCTAAATAGTGACGGTGCAGTCAGAACTGAATCTCATTCATTAGCATCAGTTTATCTTTACAGCAAAACTGAAGAAGAAGGAAAAAAACCACGCAGTGCGGGTGCTTTCAGAATCAATCAAAGTTTAAATAATTTAGACATCAATGGTTGCATCAAAGAAACCGCCGATAAAACTATCAGCCACTTGAACTATGAAAAAATCAAGACTGGTAAATATCGAGTTGTTTTCTCGGCGGAAGCTTTCTTAAGTCTGTTGGGTGCTTTTTCTAACTTGTTTAACGCCCAAAGTATTTTGGATAATCAAAGCCTCTCCACTCCTGAAGATTTAGGTAAGCAAATTGCTTCTCCTCTGCTTTCAGTTTTTGACGATGCACTGCATCCGGCTAACGTAGGCGCAGAAACTTTTGATGGTGAAGGAACTCCGACTCGTCAGATTTCGCTAATTGAAAATGGCGTTTTAACGAGCTTTCTCCACAGTGCAGGCACTGCCAAAAGATTGAATGCTCAACCCACAGGTAATGCTAATATTGGCGCAAAAGTTAGCGTTAGTCCGAATTTTTATCACGTTTTTACAACAGCAACTCCTGAACAAGAGTTAAGTTTAGAAACTGCGGAAAATGTGATTTTTATCGATGATTTACAAGCTCTCCATGCTGGAGTTAAATCTTTACAAGGTTCCTTTTCTCTGCCGTTTGATGGTTGGCTAGTTAATAAGGGTGTCAAAACGAGTATTGAGTCTGCAACTGTTGCTGGCGATTTCTTAGAACTCTTAAAGTCAATTATTTATGTAGAAAAAGAGGCAGAGTTAACACCAGGGGGAGTTTGCCCGAAAATATGGGTTAATGAACTTTCAATTACTGGTGAATAAAACTTAGTAAGTGCAGAGTTAGGAGTTTAATTTAACTCTTAACTCATCACTTTGAAATCATGACTCACCATTAATATTCACCACCGACACTAATGGCAGTATTGAATACATCGGCACCGCTTAGATCAATATTAGCCAAAACCGCGCCATCTACGTCACTATTATATAAACGGGAATTACTCAAATTCACGTTAGTGAGATTAGCATTATTTAAGATAGTATCGCTGACAAATGCTTGTGTGAGATTAGCAGACTTCAAATTGGCACCAGTTAAATCAGCGCCTTCCAAATTAGCACCTTCAAGATTAGCTCCTTTTAAATTTGCATTTCTCAGGTCAACACCTATCAAATGAGCGCCTTTGAGGTTTGCTCCTGCTAAATTACACCCCAAACATTCTCTAGTTTCCAGCAAGCGCTTGACAGGGGCGGAGTTTTCTGCCTTGACGGGAATAGGCGCAACTAAAGATAACGTGCTGAGTAAGGCTGCTGCCGTCAAAAAAATTCGTTTCATATTTACCTCCCACACTTCTAGAAGTCATTCAATTTTTAACTTCTACGATACCAGTGTGCCAAGATTACAGAATTCTGTACTCATACGATCGGAGGAATATATAATTTCTATGAGATTAGATATTCTTCTGAAAATTAGTCCGATAGGATTAAAATTAAAAGTTTTTTAGCAGATATTACAAATCCTTTGACGAGTAGATAAATTCTTCAATTTCTCTTCTTTCCTTCTTCCTTCGCGTTCTTTGCGCCCTTAGCGGTACGTTCTCTTATCTCTCAAATTTAATTTGACGGTTGGAGAGACGCGATAAATCGCCGTCTCTACAGGGAATTTATCCGTCAATTAGTTCTTGACAGAGTACTAAGCTGTTCCACATTTAAATTGTATATACTGGGCGTTTTTTAGCTTAGTCCCATTATTGATTTGGGTATCAGCTTCCTTGGCTCGTAATTGAAGACTTGTTTAACTAACTAACTGCGCGGCGGAATTGAAAAACTGACGACACAACCCCTTAGTAAGCAAAATTGTCGTCAACAAGTTAGCGAAAGCAACCATAAATATAATCAAAATTTCGTAAGATACTGCATCCAGAGGTTTCACACCAGCTAGTAACTGTCCAGTGGTAATTCCTGGTATTGCGACCATTCCAATGAGAATCATTTGATTAAGAGTGGGGAGCAATCCGGCTCTGATGGCATCTTTGCGATACTGGCTAACTGCTTGCTGGGGCGTTGCACCTAAACTCAAGTGGGTTTCTATTTCGAGATGACTGGAATTAATGGTGCTGACAAGACGATCGCCTGCGATCGCAGCTGCATTGGTAGCATTGCCTAAGACTATTCCTACTAAGGGAATTATATACTGTGGTTCATACCATCTGTCTGGTTGAATAATCAAGAAGTTGGTGTAAAACACTGTCAGGACGGTACTAATTAAAATTGCACCCCACACCAAAGGCAACAAATGAGGAATTTTTTGGCTGATGCGATTTCGTGCGACAATCGCCGTAATTGTCAGCATTATTGCCAATAGCGCCAAAACTGCCCAAGCATTGTCTAAAGCCAAGATGAAATCTAAAATGTATCCCAATACAAGAAGTTGTAAGATGGTTCTCCCAGTAGCAAGGGCTAGGTTCAACTCTAATCCTAATTTTTCCCAGGCAGATAAACCAATGGCGATCGCCATCAATCCCACAGCAATAGCTAAATCCGCAAAATCCAGCTTGATCATATCCTGCATGGGTTTTCTATCTCCTAGTATTTTATTCTCAAAGCAGCTCACACACCTGGAACTTTGATCCGATGTGTTGGATCTTGGTTGATATATATCACCTTCATCAATTCAAAATTCAAAAATGGTACAACCTTAACATGGCAAACTCCTAGTATGCCTACTATCTCTAAATTAAATGTTCGGTAGTCTACCACTCCACAATTTAAGTAAAAACCCTAATAGATGCGTATCTTAGGCGATAGTCTTTTACTTGCTCCTTTTTGATTAACAATTCAATCAGCAAAAATTGACTCTCGAAGTGCATCCTTTGTATCTCCCGATAAAATGAGAACTCATGATCCAAAGTGTAAATCCCATCCCTGCCTTTGATATCAAGCAGCAATACACCACCATCGAAGCAGAAGTAAGCGCAGCCGTTTTAGAAGTTCTGGCTTCTGGGCGCTATATTGGCGGCCCTCTAGTTGAAAGCTTTGAGCAACAATTTGCTGCTTATAATACTGTTACTCAATGTGTGGCTTGTAATTCTGGTACTGATGCGCTCTACTTAGCGTTACGAGTCTTGGAAATTGGTGCAGGCGATGAAGTGATTACAACGCCTTTCACCTTTATTGCTACATCTGAAGTAATTAGCGCCGTGGGTGCAAAACCTGTTTTCGTTGACATTGACGCTACTACGTTTAATTTGGATGTGGAGCAAGTAGCAGCAGCGATTACACCCAAAACTAAAGCGATTATCCCGGTTCACCTGTTTGGACAACCTGTGGATATGACATCATTGATGGCGATCGCTCTATCTCACAATTTGTCAATAATTGAAGATTGCGCTCAGTCTACAGGCGCAACGTGGGCCAATAAAAAAGTAGGAAGTATTGGACATATTGGTTGCTTTAGTTTCTACCCTACCAAAAATCTTGGTGGTTGCGGCGATGGCGGAGCAATAACGACTAATGATCCTGCGATCGCTACTAAACTGCGAATACTCAGGGAGCATGGTAGTAAAGTTAGATATTTACACGAGGAAATTGGTGTAAATAGCCGCTTGGATGCTCTCCAAGCAGCCATATTGCAGATTAAGCTGCGTTATTTAGATACTTGGAACGATCGCCGTCGAGATATTGCTAACTATTACTATCAGTTTCTGAGCCAAATTCCGGGAATCGTCCCACCTCAAGAATTACCTGGGGGTATTGGGGTATGGAATCAATACACTGTTCGCATCTCAGGCGAAGGGCGAAATGGTTCTAGCGCCAAATATCGAGATTGGGTGCGTAATCAATTGCAAGAGCAGGGCGTAAGTTCAATGATTTATTACCCCTACCCTTTACATTTGCAGCCAGTGTATCAAAATCTGGGCTATCAAATTGGAGACTTACCAATAGCAGAGCAAGCTTGCCATGAAGTCATAGCTTTGCCCATGTTCCCAGAATTGACACAGCACCAGCAAGACCAGGTGATTTATGCGTTGAAGGATTGTTTGGGGTGAGGGGAGCATGAGGGCAGGGGAGCAGATGAGCAGGGGGCAAGGGAGCAGGGGGTAGGGGGAGAATTTGTAACTCCTAACTCTTCACTCAGCACTCCTTACTCCTCACGGGCTAAACCTTAGCTATCCGCTAACAGCACGGGCTAAACGCCCCGCTATCGCTAACGGAACTGTTTTGCCAAATACCCACTCCCTACTTCTTACTTCTGAGTTAGCACTCTTGCAGTCGCCAAAGCTTCTACTAAGCCACGCACAGCAGCAATCATTGCTATTTCACTATTGAGTTGGTTGATGGCGGAACCAACACCAACACCAGCTGCACCAGCTGCGATCGCTAATGGTGCTGTAACGTTAGAAATGCCTGAAGCACACAATACTGGCACTGACACCACACGAGAAATCTCAAAAGCTGCTGCCAAGGTGGGAGCAGCTTTTTCAATTAATCCTAAAGTTCCAGGGTGAACTGGGTTACTGCTAGTACCGCCTTCGGTTTGGATAATATCTGCTCCAGCTTTCACCAGTTCTTCTGCTAACTGCACCTGTTGATCTAGTTCCAAAATGTGGGGAACGGTGACAGATAAGGTGATTTCTGGGAGTAGAGCGCGGGTTTGCTTAGTCAGCGCTAGCACTTCTGGAGCCTCAAAGCGACGACCTTGAGCATAGAAGGAATCGAAATTCCCGATTTCAATTAAATCAGCACCAGCCGCCACAGCTTGCACAAATTTTTCTGGATCTACTGCTGATACACAAATTGGTAATTTTGTCAAAGTTTTAGCTAACTGTACCAAAGCGCGATCGGCGGCAATATCAACAAAAGTAGCACCGCCAAATTCCGCAGCTTTGACAGTAGCAGCAATGCTAGCAGCGTCGAAGTTATTCAAGCCGCTAATCACTTTCAGAACGCGGCGGTTAGTAAATGCACGTTGGAGTGTAGGATGCATCGTCATGGTTAGGCTTTTGAAGCTATGAAAATTATAAATTAGGTATATTCTACCGTTACTCAGTTGATGAGGAACTAAATCACTATGGCAGTTGCCAAATTTTGATAGTTTTATCCTTTACCGCCACTAACCAAAATTTTGCTCTCCCAATTCACCTAGGTATTAAATGCTGTACAACACTACCATGAAGCATAAAGTTCAGCAGATATCTATGTGAAAATAATTTAGTTCTGTTAAGTAATTCTTTTCAGGAGAAAGACATGACTGAAGAAATCATGGCAAAATTTGACGAGCAAGAAATACTTGAACTCTGGGATCATAGAGCTAAAGACTGGGATATTCAAGTTGGGGATGATGGTGACAGCAATCGAATTCTGAACTCAGATCCAGTAATATGGAGTTTCGCTGATAACGTTGCGGGATTAGATGTCCTTGATGCTGGTTGTGGTACAGGATATCTAGCACGCCAGCTTTGCCTTAAAGGGGCCAGTGTAACTGGTATAGATTTTTCACCTCAGATGATCGAAATTGCCAAATTCAGAGCTAGCCAAAATAATCTAGATATAGATTTTCATTTGGATTCATGCACTGAACTAAAGTCGCTTCCAGATGAGCAATTTGATATGATCGTCTCAAATTATGTTCTCATGGATTTGCTAGATCTCGAAGGAGCAATAAGGGCATTCAATCGTGTTCTTAAGCTGAGTGGTGTTGCAATCCTTGTCTTCTCGCATCCTTGCTTTCCCCAAGGTAACTCGACAACTGTAAATGAGGATGGAACAGTTTCTTATAGTTGGGCTTCTTCTTACTTTGAAAGGACACAACACAACGACGAACCTTGGAATCATTTTACAACACCATTTATCTGGTTCCACCGCCCTCTTTCCGATTACTGGAAAGTCTTCAAGGCAGCAGGTTTTTCTGTGGACGAATTTGAAGAACCAAGAATTACCCCAGAGCGATATCATCTTGCAGGAAACGACCAGAAGCTCTTCAATTCCAAAACACGTCCCTATTCAGTAGTTTTTAAACTCCAGAAAGTAATGCGTAATTCGTAATTAAGTTTTGTAATGGGAATCTAGACCCCTATTTTTAAATATGGGTTCCTTTTCCTCGTGTTTTTCATTACTATGCTAATCAAACTCTAAAGGCCACAAATCGGCAATTGGTACTTCCCA
This window contains:
- a CDS encoding pentapeptide repeat-containing protein; amino-acid sequence: MKRIFLTAAALLSTLSLVAPIPVKAENSAPVKRLLETRECLGCNLAGANLKGAHLIGVDLRNANLKGANLEGANLEGADLTGANLKSANLTQAFVSDTILNNANLTNVNLSNSRLYNSDVDGAVLANIDLSGADVFNTAISVGGEY
- a CDS encoding DUF561 domain-containing protein; the encoded protein is MTMHPTLQRAFTNRRVLKVISGLNNFDAASIAATVKAAEFGGATFVDIAADRALVQLAKTLTKLPICVSAVDPEKFVQAVAAGADLIEIGNFDSFYAQGRRFEAPEVLALTKQTRALLPEITLSVTVPHILELDQQVQLAEELVKAGADIIQTEGGTSSNPVHPGTLGLIEKAAPTLAAAFEISRVVSVPVLCASGISNVTAPLAIAAGAAGVGVGSAINQLNSEIAMIAAVRGLVEALATARVLTQK
- a CDS encoding class I SAM-dependent methyltransferase, translating into MTEEIMAKFDEQEILELWDHRAKDWDIQVGDDGDSNRILNSDPVIWSFADNVAGLDVLDAGCGTGYLARQLCLKGASVTGIDFSPQMIEIAKFRASQNNLDIDFHLDSCTELKSLPDEQFDMIVSNYVLMDLLDLEGAIRAFNRVLKLSGVAILVFSHPCFPQGNSTTVNEDGTVSYSWASSYFERTQHNDEPWNHFTTPFIWFHRPLSDYWKVFKAAGFSVDEFEEPRITPERYHLAGNDQKLFNSKTRPYSVVFKLQKVMRNS
- a CDS encoding TldD/PmbA family protein codes for the protein MPNITEIANSAKENAEKLGIKKFDIYGSTVDDTNVQVDQGEPKQVKASNRSGVTVRVWNEDNTMGVTSTTDVDSKGLELALKTAYEASFFGVKENVPDFSPEATAPIPNKHQDKIPQAPVAELIERLLVAEKQLLAAHPAIKGVPYNGLSQRDIDRFYLNSDGAVRTESHSLASVYLYSKTEEEGKKPRSAGAFRINQSLNNLDINGCIKETADKTISHLNYEKIKTGKYRVVFSAEAFLSLLGAFSNLFNAQSILDNQSLSTPEDLGKQIASPLLSVFDDALHPANVGAETFDGEGTPTRQISLIENGVLTSFLHSAGTAKRLNAQPTGNANIGAKVSVSPNFYHVFTTATPEQELSLETAENVIFIDDLQALHAGVKSLQGSFSLPFDGWLVNKGVKTSIESATVAGDFLELLKSIIYVEKEAELTPGGVCPKIWVNELSITGE
- a CDS encoding TldD/PmbA family protein, whose product is MLTSTLLLSNQLPTLQYSSTPERFDETWEAPLATLLGLGRAAGADFIELFLERRNYISCLAEDDSITSISPSLSTGAGVRVFRGKADCYVSTNDLSFSGLKAALEKGLSILGLQLPTAKAFIPEINLELLRDYATKRGKDAWLPVCSSIREMGEVLLDGTAHLKQKASHIQSRRATYFRDWQEVLIAASDGTFARDIRLTQSVGFNLLCADGANRTSIGDRAGNTSDANFLRTWDSQQAAEKIAESAGKMLYADYVESGTYPIIMANHFGGVIFHEACGHLLETTQIERNTTPFADKKGEKIAHESLTAWDEGRSENAFGTIDMDDEGMPAQRTLLIEKGVLKNFLADRTGSARTGHPRTGSGRRQNYTFAAASRMRNTYIDSGEYSNDDLFASVDKGIYCKKMGGGSVGATGQFNFSVDEAYLIENGKITKPLKGAILIGEAKEIMNKISMCSQDLEIAPGFCGSVSGSIYTTVGQPHIKVDSITVGGR
- a CDS encoding glycosyltransferase family 2 protein → MSLFVLLPAYNEQESIRPLFKRFQTLQKISNMEIKLILVDDGSSDATAQTALEESESLGVLLKLVQHSKNGGLGEAIKTGFRTFLEISQEGDFLAAMDCDDTQPPELLIKMYETMIAGSYDIAIASRYRKGSKVIGLSKFREIMSYGASWLFRIAARVPGVRDYTCGYRLYNRNFVSKLDMYYGDNLFTESGFACMIDLLLKAKVLRPKIAEVPMVLRYDQKPTASKMKILKTIIRTLKVLYKNLTSTAQTSNLNQTFNERETARIPLKMANRK
- a CDS encoding NAD(P)/FAD-dependent oxidoreductase, which produces MNIGIIGGGITGLVLAQRLAHQGHIVTVFDSNKQLGGLTTYHDYGLFTWDRFYHVILPSDTHLINFIRDIGLGDKLRWHRSLTGFYDNKKFYSISNTIEFLRFPLFGLIGKIRLAFTLLYGSRLNNWRRLEKILVEDWLLKLGGKSTYEKLWKPLLLSKLGENYKRISAVFIWAYIKRLFSARDSSLNKEQLGYVSGGYKTVFDHIEKLIYAAGGHIRTGVAVEYIAPDSGGGMWVEFQGKKEHFDKVIFTGPVNILQQVAADELVKVSDTGETVEYLGVICMVLITRKALVPYYVVNIADRTIPFTGVIGMSNLVSLQETAGYHMTFLPKYILSTDPLLKQPDEELRQIFFQGIRLMFPELKSDDIVAAHINRAIKVQPLQVLNYSSLVPQVSTENNDFFVVNTSQLVNDSVNNNAVVRQVDEFLKKSTLLNS
- the fetB gene encoding iron export ABC transporter permease subunit FetB, with product MQDMIKLDFADLAIAVGLMAIAIGLSAWEKLGLELNLALATGRTILQLLVLGYILDFILALDNAWAVLALLAIMLTITAIVARNRISQKIPHLLPLVWGAILISTVLTVFYTNFLIIQPDRWYEPQYIIPLVGIVLGNATNAAAIAGDRLVSTINSSHLEIETHLSLGATPQQAVSQYRKDAIRAGLLPTLNQMILIGMVAIPGITTGQLLAGVKPLDAVSYEILIIFMVAFANLLTTILLTKGLCRQFFNSAAQLVS
- a CDS encoding DegT/DnrJ/EryC1/StrS aminotransferase family protein; amino-acid sequence: MIQSVNPIPAFDIKQQYTTIEAEVSAAVLEVLASGRYIGGPLVESFEQQFAAYNTVTQCVACNSGTDALYLALRVLEIGAGDEVITTPFTFIATSEVISAVGAKPVFVDIDATTFNLDVEQVAAAITPKTKAIIPVHLFGQPVDMTSLMAIALSHNLSIIEDCAQSTGATWANKKVGSIGHIGCFSFYPTKNLGGCGDGGAITTNDPAIATKLRILREHGSKVRYLHEEIGVNSRLDALQAAILQIKLRYLDTWNDRRRDIANYYYQFLSQIPGIVPPQELPGGIGVWNQYTVRISGEGRNGSSAKYRDWVRNQLQEQGVSSMIYYPYPLHLQPVYQNLGYQIGDLPIAEQACHEVIALPMFPELTQHQQDQVIYALKDCLG